The Pseudomonas aeruginosa genome includes the window GCTGACGCTGGCGAAGGCGCTCCGGAACGCCTGCATCTCTTCCTCGCTGCCTACCGTCACGCGGACCCAGTTGGGCCAGGAGGCCCACGGGCGGCCGACGTGCACCCGCTGTTTCTCCAGTTCGGCGATGACCAGCTCGGCGGGACGGCGCATATCCACCATGAAACAGTTGGACTGTGAGGCGGTGCAGCGGAAGCCCTGCTGGCGCAGCCAGGCGATGGTGCGCTCGCGGACCTCTGCGTTCTGCTGCTTGCGCCGTGGCACCAGGTCGTCGTCACGCAGGCTTTCCAGCCCGGCGTGGGCGGTTGGCGAGGGCACCACGTTGTGGCCGCCGAAGCGCTCCAGCCGCGCCAGCAGCTGCGGATGCCCGATGGCCAGGCCGAGCCGGGCGCCGGCCATCCCGTAGAGTTTCGAGAAGGTACGCAGGACCAGCACATCCTGGCGCTGGACGGCCAGGCCAACGACGCTGGGTGCGTCGGAAAAATGGATATACGCCTCGTCGACCAGCACCACGCTGCGCTCGGGCTTGCGTTCGATCGCCCTGACGATCCGCTCGTGCGGGGTGAGGGTGCCGGTCGGGTTGTTCGGGTTGCAGATATAGATCAGCCCGGCGTCGCGTTGCGCGGCGGCGAGCATGCGCTCGATGTCGTGGGCCGCCTCGGCGTCCAGCGGCACGGCAGCGACCTTCGCCCCTTGGGCCTGGGCGGCGCCAACCACGGAGTCGTAGGAGGGATCGGCGATGACCAGGCCGCGCTCCTTGCCGGTGAACGCCGCGACGGCGTATTGCAGCGGCTGGCGCGAGCCGCAGTAGGCGTGCACGCATTCGGCGGGGATGCCGTTCTGCTTGGCGAACAGGCCGACCAGGGCGTCCTGCGCGTCGTAGTCGTAGCGACCGCAGAGCGCGGCCGCCCGCTGCATGGCGGCCCTGGCCTTGGCGGAGGGGCCGTAGGGGCTTTCGTTGAAA containing:
- a CDS encoding pyridoxal phosphate-dependent aminotransferase, with amino-acid sequence MPALSRRSFVTLTALASSSILLSPRAFAGSGATSAAGKPQETFLDFNESPYGPSAKARAAMQRAAALCGRYDYDAQDALVGLFAKQNGIPAECVHAYCGSRQPLQYAVAAFTGKERGLVIADPSYDSVVGAAQAQGAKVAAVPLDAEAAHDIERMLAAAQRDAGLIYICNPNNPTGTLTPHERIVRAIERKPERSVVLVDEAYIHFSDAPSVVGLAVQRQDVLVLRTFSKLYGMAGARLGLAIGHPQLLARLERFGGHNVVPSPTAHAGLESLRDDDLVPRRKQQNAEVRERTIAWLRQQGFRCTASQSNCFMVDMRRPAELVIAELEKQRVHVGRPWASWPNWVRVTVGSEEEMQAFRSAFASVSRRHQVAMR